AAAGATCTAAATATCCATCAAAGCCAGCTAGGTGAGTTTTAGCATTAATAAGAAAGCTTGTAAGAGTTACAACAGCAACTGAAACTGGACTTGCTATGATGCCCATTTGTGAAGCTATTGAGCTTGCTGCCATTGGTCGCTCTGGGCGGATACCATTTTTGATAGCAATATCATAAACGATAGGAAGCACGGTATAAACAACGTGTCCAGTACCGCATAAAATAGTAAGCGTACATGTTACAAAAGGAGCCAAGATACTTACATATTTTGGATTTTTTCTAAGTATAGTTTCTGCTATTTGAAGCATAACATCAAGACCACCACTAGCTTGAAGCGTAGCACTTGCCACAACAACAGCAAGGATAGTTAGCATAACATCAATAGCTGGCTTACCAGGCTCGATGTTAAATCCAAAAACAAGAACTATAAGGCCGATACCACCTAGCATACCAAGTGCGATACCGCCTTTTTTAGCTCCGTAGAACAAACAGATAAGGACGATGAGAAGCTGGATAGCAAACTGCATGCCTTCACTTAAATTCATGAGAAAATCCATGAAACCTCCTAAGTTAATATAAATTTAATCAAGATTATATCTCTTATGGATTTAGATTAAACTTATATTTTAAGGATAATTTGATACAAATATAACATTTTGATTAATAAGGCTTATTTAGGATAAAATTTATAAGATTATCTCTTACAAATTTTTTATTTGATCTTGAAATTTTTATTTGTCTTAGAATATATAAAATGAAAATAGCATTGTTATATTTTAAATTTATTAATAATAAAAATTTATTTAAATTTTATAAATAACCTAGAAAAATATCATAAAAGCCTTATAAATACGAAGTTCAACAGAGATAAAAGAAAAAGGATTAATATTTAAGAAAAGTTTAAATGGTGGTTAGAGGCAGAATCGAACTGCCGACACGCAGATTTTCAGTCTGCTGCTCTACCGACTGAGCTATCCAACCACCCGTTAAAGAAAGTCAGATTATACATGTTTAATATTTAAAGCAAGTTTAAAATACACACTTTTTTAAATAAAATAAGCTATATTTTTCTATTTTGACTTGAAATATAAAAGAAATTCTACAAAGCAAATAAATTACAAGCTTAAATAAGCTTGTAATTTATTTTAATGTATACGAAATAGGGAAACGAAGGTAACGATCTTGCTTAGGTTTTGGAAACTCAGAACTTGCTCTTTGAATATTTTCTAAAGCACCATTATCAAGCGACTCAAAACCAGAGCTTTTACTAACTTTAAGTTCATCTATGCTGCCGTCTTGCTTAAGTAAAAACCTAACTTCTACAACACCTTGATGTTTCATACGTCTAGCATTATTTGGGTAACTTTTATGCCTCTTAACTGCGATTATAACCTTCGTAAAATCTTCATCACCTTGTGAATTTGATAAATTTAGCTCAGGTGTTACATTTTGAACTGGAGCTGCAGCGATAGACTTGTTATTGGCTGGCAAATTTGTATTTACACTGGCTGGCGGTACAATAGGCTGCACTGGCTGAGCAATTACCGGTTCAGGCTTGGGCTCTATTTTTTTCTCTTTTTTAGGCTCTACCTTTTTTATTTCACGCTTTGGTTTATCCACCTTTTTAGGTTCAGGTTTTGGTTCTGGCTTTGGCTCAGGTTTTGGTGGCTCTGGTGGTGGCGGTGGAGCTGGTGGAGTTGGCTCTGGGATAAGCATTTGCTCCGCTATTTGAGGTGCTGAGACTTGTGGCACTGGAGTAAATGAATTAAGAGCTATTTTTATCGGTTTTTGCTCACCTATTTTTATCTCATCAAAATTATGTGAAAGCAAAAAATATACTACTGCTCCATGCACTACAAGCGAAACAGCTAAGCCGCTGTAATTTGAAATTTTATTCAGAGATTGTTTGGATTGCAAAATTTTCGTGGCCCTTCTCTTTTAATATATCAATTACTTTGACAAAGCTATCAAATTTCGAATTTTTATCGCTTTTTAGTTCGATCAATGTCTTTATATCAACCGCATTTAGCTTATCTTTGAGTTCGTTCTCAGAAATTTCTACATCATCTATAAAAAATTTATTATCCTTATCAATTACTACGCTTACCTTTTTATCGTCCTCTTTGCTTTGCTCAGCACTGTTTGCACTTGGAAGATCAATAGCTATCTTACCTTGAGCAATAAAAGTCGAAATACTAAGTACGATGGCGAGCAAAACAAGCATAATATCAATAAATGGGACAATATTTAACCCATCTTTTTTATTTAGACGCATTTTCAGCCTTGTATCTATTTAGCATTACATCTACTTTTCTGACAAAACCATTGTAAATCATCAAAGTTGGTATCGCCACAAGTAGTCCAAAAGCAGTTGCTTTTAGCGCAAGAGAGAGGCCGACCATTATGCTTTTAGTATCGATTCCGCCTGCCATACCCATATCATAAAATGTGATCATAATTCCAGCAACTGTACCAAGAAGTCCTATATATGGTGCATTTGAGTAGATAATGTAAAGTGTGGTTAAATTTTTGGTTAGTGCTTCTTCAAACGCTTCAATACTTTTATAGCCTTTTATATCAACGCGTGAATAAAAAATGATACGCTCAATCGTATACCAAAGTACAAAAAAACTCATAATGCCTAAAATCGCAATAATTACATGATCAATGTGATGTTTAATTAGCTCCATAATACCTTCTTAGTAAAAATTTTTGCGTGATTATAGCTATATTGATAACCAATGTCAAATGTTTGGTAAAAATGTAATTAAATAAAAACTAAAATTTTTAATTTTGTATGTATATATTTAATATCTTTAGAATTTCAAAAATTTAATTTTTTTCTTAGCAGCTCTATTTCAGTGATGACTATTTTTGGCGTAAGCTCCTTCATACAGGCATGTGTTTTTATAGGACACACTCGCTTCATACATGGCATACACTCTAAATTTAAATGCACTATCTTTGCACTCTCATCTTGCCATGGGCTAGTCTCTTTAAATTTAGTCGGTCCAAAAAGAGCCACAAGTGGCACTTTATAGGCTGCTGCGATATGCATAGGACCACTATCGTTTGTCAAAAAGATACCATTTTTTATAGAACCTATGACCTCGCAAAGCTCTTTTATGCTTGTTTTTCCGGCCAAATTTTCACATTTCATACCATTTTGTAAGAGTATTTGCTCGATTTCATTGCAAATTTCAAGCTCGGCTTTTGAGCCAGTGATCTTTACATCAAATTCATCCTTAAAGTGCAGTGCAACCTCTGCAAAATAGTGCGGATACCACCTTTTAGCACTTCCGTAGCTAGCACCTGGATTTAGCACGAGGAGATTTTGTTCGCTTTTTTTAGCTTCATAGTAAATCTTTAGTTCGTTTGAAATTTCTTTTAAATTTAGGCTTTGCTTTATGAAATTTAGATATTTTTGCACCTGATGCAAGCTCTCGCTACTCTTTTTAAAGCAAAATTTTTGCGTTGCTTTTAGAAAAAAAAGCAAAAATTTACTAGCAAATGAGCTTCTAAAACTAATAGCAATATCAAATTTTCCAAGCTTGCTAGCCGTTTTTATAAGACTTAAATATCTTGAGTTTTGCTTTTTACTATCATCAATGACTACTTTTTCACACTTTGGATGTAATTTGTAAAGCTCACAGGCCACGTAAGAGCCAAAAAATACAATATTTTTAGCATTTTTACTTAAATTTTCTATCGCCGCACTCGCCATCACAGCATCTCCAAGCCAAGTTGGAAGCTCTATAAAAACTCTCACTTTTGCTCCAAATTTAGCACTTCGTTTATGATTTCAAGAGTTTTGCTCGCATTTTCTTCTATACTAAATTTTTGCGAAAGTAAAAATGACTTCTCTTGTAGCTCTCTCATCATGTCATTATCATTAAGCACCTGCTCCACTAGTTCCAGTATACTTTCATCATTTGGTTCACGCATAACAAAACGATTTTCTAAAATTTCAGCTGCCCCATTTTGAGCCGTTGTAAAGATAATATTTTTAAAGCTAAGCGCCTCTAGAACGACATTTGAAAATGGCTCATAGTGTGTTGGAAATATAAAAATATCGCTTGCTTCATAAAATTTTGCAGTCATTTTTTGCTCACCTGTAAAAAATGCCTTTATCTTTAGCTTTTTTGCTAGCTTCTTATATGAATTTAAATTTTTATCTTTGCCTACTATTAGCGCATTTACTGGTGTTTTTAGCTTTGAGACAAGAAGCAAAAAGTCCTTTGCCCCTTTTCTTTTAAAGCCATTTCCGACAAAAAGCACAATTGGTAAATTGTAATCAAGTCCAAATTCTTCGCATACGCTAAGTTTTGCTTCTCCTTTTTCTACTTTTTGTGGCAAATTTATACCGTTATAAATGGTAACAATTTTTGACTCATCGATACCGTAAGCTGAGATGATTTGCTCTTTTATGTAGTTTGAATTTGCGATTATCTTTTTAGAATTTTTAAAGCAACGTTTTTCTAGATATGGATAGACAAAATTTAGAGGATTGACCCACCAAAATGGCTTTGTGGCACGATAAATTTTATGCACGCCGTCCCCTGCTCTATAAATATCTGCGCAGCTCACTCGCTCCAAGCTAAAATATACCTCATCGCTTTGTTTCTGGCGTTTTACTTGTGCGTTAAATCTCAAAGCCTTTTTCCATGACGAGATCCTAGCCTCTCCTAGATATGAGCGTATAGATGTATCTATACCTACGTCTTTTAGGGCTTTAGTAAGCCTTCTTAAATAGCGTTCGGCACCACCGACTGCATTTGGATTGATACGTAAAAAAACTATTTTTTTCATGACCTCAAAGCTTTTTATTTTTGTGATTTTTTATTTGCAATGTCCGCCATAATATCAAAAATTTTTATAAATCAGCCTATTTTTTGCCTAAATTTCATAAAATTACACAAAGGATAAAAATGAAAACACTTACGATTATTGACACTTTTGGTTTCTTTTTTAGGCTCTACTACGCCATGAGCGGACTTAAAAACAGAGAAGGCAAGCCAAGCGGTATGATTAGTGGCTTTGCAAATTTTATAGCAAGCCTCAAGGATGAATATCAAAGCGACTACCTCATCTTTGCTCTTGATAGCAAAGGCAAGACCTTACGTCACGAAATTTTAGGTGATTATAAAGCAAACAGAAACGAGCCACCAGCTCAGCTAAAAGAACAACTTCCAGTTTGCATAGATATGATAGAAAAAATGGGGCTTTACAGCCTTAGCCGAGAGGGCTACGAGGCCGATGACATCATCGCAAGTGCGGTTAAATTTTGCAAAGATAAAGATATATTTGTGCGCATCGTTACGCATGATAAGGATCTTTACCAGCTCATAGAGGACGGCAAAGTGAGCATCTACAGCCCACAAAGCAAGACCGATCATGATAGCGCAAGCTGCTTTGAAAAGTATGGAGTTTATCCGGCACAAGTAAGGGACTTTCTAGCGATCGCAGGCGACAGCTCGGACAACATCCCGGGCGTCAAAGGTATCGGCGCAGTGGGAGCTAAAAAGCTTTTGGCTGAGTATGGTAGCTTAGAAGGAATTTATGAAAATTTAGCCTTTCTTAGAAACGAGCGCACTAAAAATATGCTTGCCGCCGCAAAAGACGAAGCATTTTTGAGTAAAAGACTAGCCACTTTATTTGATGACGCGGTTAGTTCATTTGATCTTGAGCACTCTAAATTTCCAGAGCAAAATCCTTTGATAAATATCTCGGAAATTTTAAAAGAGTACGATCTAAATAGGCTTCTTAAGAGCTTGCAAAAAGAAGAAAATACCGAATTTAAGCTTGGCTTTAGAGCAAATTTACTCCTTGATGAGGCTAGCATTGAAAAGCTCTTATCAGGCATCACGCCAGAGACCATTGTTGCCTTTGACACTGAGACCACGGGCGTTGATAGCAGGAGCGCAAAGATCGTTGGATTTAGCTTTTGCTTTAACGACGAAGACGCCTACTACGTGCCGGTAGCTCACAACTACCTTGGTGTGCCGCAGCAAATTAGCCTAAAATTTGCCACTTGGGCGATAGGGCAAATTTACAAAGGCTGTGTAATCGGACAAAATTTAAAGTACGACTTTGAGATCGTGAAAAACAACCTAGATTTAAATCCTCCAGCAAATTTTAAAGACACAATGATCCTTGCGTGGCTTAGCGATCCAAACTCAAGTGTCGGCATGGACGCGCTGGCAAAGAGACTCTATGACTACGACACGATAAAATTTGAAGACGTTGTCAAAAAAGGACAAACTTTTGGCGATGTGCCTCTAGAAAATGCAGCCAAATACGCGAGTGAGGACGCTTGGATAACACTTAAATTTTATAAAACTTTTTTAAACACACTTGATAAAAATTTACTAGCTCTTGCCGATACGCACGAGTTTCCTTTTATCCTCACGCTCTTTGACATGGAGCAAAACGGCATCAAGATAAATGAAGCCAAAATGCAAAAGCTTATCCTTGAAAACGACACCAAATTAAAGGCGCTAACAAGTGAAATTTACGAGCTAAGCGGCGAGAATTTTAATATAAACTCAGTAAAACAGCTTGGAGTCATACTTTTTGAGCACTTAAAGCTTCCAACCAAAAAGAAGACAAAAACAGGATACAGCACTGATGAGAGCGTGCTTGCTGAGCTTACGGACGCTCATCCAGTGATTGAGAAAATTTTAGCTTACAGAGAGCTATATAAACTGCAAAGCACCTACTGCGAGCCACTTTTAGCGCTTGCAAAAAAGGATGAGGGCTCACGAATTTACACGAGCTTTTTACAAACTGGCACAAGCACTGGCAGGCTTTCAAGCAAAAATCCAAATTTACAAAATATCCCAGCTCATGGTAGCCTCGCAAAGGATGTCAGAGAGTGCTTTGAAGCGCGGGAGGGATATAGCTTTGTAGGACTTGACTACAGTCAGATCGAGCTTAGGCTGCTAGCTCACTTTAGTCAAGATCCTGCGCTTCTTGAGGCGTTTAAAAATGACGAGGATATCCACGCAAGGACGGCTATTAGCATATTTGGTAGCAGTGACGGGCAGAATAGAGCCGTGGCAAAGAGTATAAATTTTGGCCTCATTTACGGCATGGGCTCAAGCAAGCTGGCAAATCAAGTAAATATCACAAGAGCCGAGGCAAAAGAGTATAT
The genomic region above belongs to Campylobacter concisus and contains:
- a CDS encoding energy transducer TonB — its product is MQSKQSLNKISNYSGLAVSLVVHGAVVYFLLSHNFDEIKIGEQKPIKIALNSFTPVPQVSAPQIAEQMLIPEPTPPAPPPPPEPPKPEPKPEPKPEPKKVDKPKREIKKVEPKKEKKIEPKPEPVIAQPVQPIVPPASVNTNLPANNKSIAAAPVQNVTPELNLSNSQGDEDFTKVIIAVKRHKSYPNNARRMKHQGVVEVRFLLKQDGSIDELKVSKSSGFESLDNGALENIQRASSEFPKPKQDRYLRFPISYTLK
- the exbD gene encoding TonB system transport protein ExbD, producing the protein MRLNKKDGLNIVPFIDIMLVLLAIVLSISTFIAQGKIAIDLPSANSAEQSKEDDKKVSVVIDKDNKFFIDDVEISENELKDKLNAVDIKTLIELKSDKNSKFDSFVKVIDILKEKGHENFAIQTISE
- the exbB gene encoding TonB-system energizer ExbB, giving the protein MELIKHHIDHVIIAILGIMSFFVLWYTIERIIFYSRVDIKGYKSIEAFEEALTKNLTTLYIIYSNAPYIGLLGTVAGIMITFYDMGMAGGIDTKSIMVGLSLALKATAFGLLVAIPTLMIYNGFVRKVDVMLNRYKAENASK
- the waaF gene encoding lipopolysaccharide heptosyltransferase II, whose product is MRVFIELPTWLGDAVMASAAIENLSKNAKNIVFFGSYVACELYKLHPKCEKVVIDDSKKQNSRYLSLIKTASKLGKFDIAISFRSSFASKFLLFFLKATQKFCFKKSSESLHQVQKYLNFIKQSLNLKEISNELKIYYEAKKSEQNLLVLNPGASYGSAKRWYPHYFAEVALHFKDEFDVKITGSKAELEICNEIEQILLQNGMKCENLAGKTSIKELCEVIGSIKNGIFLTNDSGPMHIAAAYKVPLVALFGPTKFKETSPWQDESAKIVHLNLECMPCMKRVCPIKTHACMKELTPKIVITEIELLRKKLNF
- a CDS encoding glycosyltransferase family 4 protein produces the protein MKKIVFLRINPNAVGGAERYLRRLTKALKDVGIDTSIRSYLGEARISSWKKALRFNAQVKRQKQSDEVYFSLERVSCADIYRAGDGVHKIYRATKPFWWVNPLNFVYPYLEKRCFKNSKKIIANSNYIKEQIISAYGIDESKIVTIYNGINLPQKVEKGEAKLSVCEEFGLDYNLPIVLFVGNGFKRKGAKDFLLLVSKLKTPVNALIVGKDKNLNSYKKLAKKLKIKAFFTGEQKMTAKFYEASDIFIFPTHYEPFSNVVLEALSFKNIIFTTAQNGAAEILENRFVMREPNDESILELVEQVLNDNDMMRELQEKSFLLSQKFSIEENASKTLEIINEVLNLEQK
- the polA gene encoding DNA polymerase I yields the protein MKTLTIIDTFGFFFRLYYAMSGLKNREGKPSGMISGFANFIASLKDEYQSDYLIFALDSKGKTLRHEILGDYKANRNEPPAQLKEQLPVCIDMIEKMGLYSLSREGYEADDIIASAVKFCKDKDIFVRIVTHDKDLYQLIEDGKVSIYSPQSKTDHDSASCFEKYGVYPAQVRDFLAIAGDSSDNIPGVKGIGAVGAKKLLAEYGSLEGIYENLAFLRNERTKNMLAAAKDEAFLSKRLATLFDDAVSSFDLEHSKFPEQNPLINISEILKEYDLNRLLKSLQKEENTEFKLGFRANLLLDEASIEKLLSGITPETIVAFDTETTGVDSRSAKIVGFSFCFNDEDAYYVPVAHNYLGVPQQISLKFATWAIGQIYKGCVIGQNLKYDFEIVKNNLDLNPPANFKDTMILAWLSDPNSSVGMDALAKRLYDYDTIKFEDVVKKGQTFGDVPLENAAKYASEDAWITLKFYKTFLNTLDKNLLALADTHEFPFILTLFDMEQNGIKINEAKMQKLILENDTKLKALTSEIYELSGENFNINSVKQLGVILFEHLKLPTKKKTKTGYSTDESVLAELTDAHPVIEKILAYRELYKLQSTYCEPLLALAKKDEGSRIYTSFLQTGTSTGRLSSKNPNLQNIPAHGSLAKDVRECFEAREGYSFVGLDYSQIELRLLAHFSQDPALLEAFKNDEDIHARTAISIFGSSDGQNRAVAKSINFGLIYGMGSSKLANQVNITRAEAKEYIERYFKAFETIKEFLESIKISAKNDGFVQTLLGRRRYFDFKSATPMQIAMFEREAVNTVFQGSAADLVKMAMVKVRANLDENARMLLQIHDELIFEVKDEFAQEFGRATQKTMEEIYTLNVPLKTSLNIAKNWGELK